A region of Nitrospinota bacterium DNA encodes the following proteins:
- a CDS encoding DUF72 domain-containing protein: protein MEQKKSSILIGTSGFSYDDWIGPVYPEGIQKGDMLRYYSHELGFKVVELNFTYYTMPSPRVFESMLKETPEDFYFVVKAHSSMTHKIRAEDGSFLRDEGAFEAFLKGVEPLTQAGRLKCALAQFPMKFNRTADAVEHLKWVAESLKSIRLTVEFRNSAWVSQSVFNTLKSLDVGYCVVDEPDLPGLVPFTPVVTASPAYVRYHGRNPKWFNTPINVRYDYLYPESELRGTLGDMARITRSADETLVFFNNHFRGSAVKNAKMMIELLGAGQEAV from the coding sequence ATGGAACAGAAAAAATCATCAATATTGATCGGCACCTCCGGGTTCTCCTATGACGACTGGATAGGCCCCGTGTATCCGGAAGGGATCCAAAAGGGGGACATGCTCCGCTATTACTCCCACGAACTGGGATTTAAAGTTGTGGAGCTCAACTTCACTTATTACACCATGCCTTCGCCCAGGGTTTTCGAGTCCATGCTAAAGGAAACCCCGGAGGACTTTTATTTCGTGGTGAAGGCCCATTCCTCCATGACCCACAAGATAAGGGCCGAGGATGGCTCTTTTTTGCGGGACGAGGGGGCGTTCGAGGCTTTCTTGAAAGGTGTGGAGCCGTTAACCCAGGCCGGGCGGCTGAAATGCGCGCTGGCCCAGTTCCCCATGAAATTCAACCGCACGGCGGACGCCGTTGAGCATTTAAAGTGGGTCGCCGAAAGCCTGAAATCCATCCGGCTCACTGTGGAGTTCCGCAACTCCGCATGGGTGTCCCAGTCTGTCTTTAACACCCTTAAAAGCCTGGACGTGGGCTATTGCGTTGTGGACGAGCCGGATCTGCCGGGCCTTGTGCCATTCACGCCGGTGGTCACCGCATCCCCTGCCTATGTGCGGTACCATGGCAGGAACCCGAAGTGGTTCAACACGCCCATCAATGTGAGGTACGATTACCTTTACCCCGAATCGGAGTTGAGGGGGACGCTGGGCGACATGGCCAGGATCACCCGCTCGGCGGACGAGACGCTGGTTTTCTTCAACAACCATTTCAGGGGTTCTGCGGTAAAAAACGCGAAAATGATGATCGAGTTATTGGGCGCGGGGCAAGAGGCGGTTTGA
- a CDS encoding histidinol phosphate phosphatase domain-containing protein produces MIDLHTHTLFSDGELVPSELARRAQAAGYRALGLTDHVDYSNFDMVIPQIARFCREMAGGEITVLPGAEITHAPPWQIAKLVRLCREAGASVVVVHGETIVEPVAPGTNRAAIEASVDILAHPGFITEEEARLAAEKGVALEISGRGGHSFTNGHVAAIARKTGASLVFNTDTHAPKDLMGLEMARSVAMGAGMSEDETGAMFENSRKLLSRLTR; encoded by the coding sequence GTGATCGACCTGCATACGCACACACTGTTTTCCGATGGGGAGCTTGTTCCGTCAGAGCTGGCCCGCAGGGCCCAGGCCGCCGGTTACCGGGCGCTGGGATTGACAGACCATGTGGATTACTCCAACTTCGATATGGTGATCCCGCAGATTGCGCGGTTCTGCCGGGAGATGGCCGGAGGGGAGATCACTGTTTTGCCCGGAGCCGAAATAACCCACGCCCCGCCCTGGCAGATAGCCAAACTGGTAAGGCTGTGCCGCGAGGCTGGGGCCAGCGTTGTGGTCGTCCACGGTGAAACAATAGTGGAGCCGGTGGCCCCCGGCACGAACCGGGCCGCCATAGAGGCCAGTGTGGACATTTTGGCCCATCCGGGTTTTATAACCGAAGAAGAGGCGCGTTTGGCGGCTGAAAAAGGGGTGGCCCTGGAAATCAGCGGCCGTGGCGGGCACAGCTTCACCAACGGCCATGTGGCGGCCATTGCGCGTAAAACAGGGGCCTCGCTGGTGTTCAATACCGACACTCACGCGCCAAAAGACCTGATGGGGCTTGAGATGGCCCGCAGTGTGGCCATGGGCGCAGGGATGAGCGAGGACGAGACCGGGGCCATGTTCGAAAACTCCCGGAAGCTTTTAAGCCGCCTGACCCGGTAG
- a CDS encoding P-II family nitrogen regulator, translating to MKKIEAIIKPFKLEEVKESLTSIGAQGLTVTEVKGFGRQKGHTELYRGAEYVVDFLPKIKVEVVIDDSMVETAIEKIIAAASMGKIGDGKIFVSPVEEVIRIRTGERGVEAI from the coding sequence ATGAAAAAGATAGAGGCCATAATAAAGCCCTTCAAGCTTGAGGAGGTCAAGGAATCCCTCACCTCCATAGGCGCCCAGGGGCTCACCGTCACCGAGGTGAAGGGGTTTGGCAGGCAAAAGGGCCACACCGAGCTTTACCGCGGGGCCGAGTACGTGGTGGACTTCCTCCCCAAAATAAAGGTGGAAGTGGTCATAGACGACAGCATGGTGGAAACCGCCATCGAAAAGATCATAGCCGCCGCGTCCATGGGAAAAATAGGCGACGGGAAGATCTTCGTAAGCCCCGTGGAGGAGGTCATCCGCATCCGCACCGGCGAGCGCGGTGTGGAGGCCATCTAA
- a CDS encoding outer membrane beta-barrel protein, translating into MKRVVKGLAALLLGFGLTTPAQAYDVAEGFKISGFVDVDYDYQDRSQLSTFTMEEAEIDIEKSIKDVGGLRVDLNYRSTDRMTAVSASETETTATVPGLADITAEQAFIYANLPAGLKLTVGKFNAPIGFELVDPNQMFQYSHAMVFIYGLPTNLTGAMVSGASGMVDFSVYGVNGWDKISDDNKDKTIGGRLGLTPVEGVNVGLSYITGKEGSDADGASPNNLSAFDIDSTITAIPGLTIGLEYNSGKYEKQSVVNPGKDADWAGYLVMANYAVTEKIGLTLRYDSFDDKEGARFGSGVKEKRDAFTIAPIYTIAPGFVARAEYRYTKSDQKVFVDKDGASNDSVTDIAVDFVYSF; encoded by the coding sequence ATGAAAAGGGTTGTTAAAGGATTGGCGGCGCTACTGCTTGGTTTTGGGCTTACCACACCCGCTCAAGCTTATGATGTGGCAGAAGGTTTTAAGATCTCCGGTTTTGTGGATGTGGACTATGACTATCAAGACAGGTCGCAATTGTCCACTTTCACCATGGAAGAGGCGGAAATTGACATCGAGAAGTCAATCAAGGACGTTGGCGGCCTGAGGGTGGACCTGAACTACCGCTCCACCGACAGGATGACCGCCGTGAGCGCCTCGGAGACGGAAACCACGGCCACCGTGCCTGGCCTTGCCGATATCACCGCCGAGCAAGCGTTCATTTACGCCAACCTGCCGGCCGGTTTGAAACTGACTGTGGGTAAGTTCAACGCCCCCATAGGCTTTGAGCTGGTGGACCCCAACCAGATGTTCCAATACTCCCACGCCATGGTGTTCATATACGGCCTGCCGACCAACCTTACCGGAGCCATGGTTTCTGGAGCTTCGGGCATGGTGGATTTTTCGGTGTACGGCGTGAACGGTTGGGATAAAATCTCCGACGACAACAAGGATAAGACCATAGGCGGCCGGTTGGGCCTGACCCCGGTTGAGGGTGTCAACGTTGGCCTTTCCTATATAACCGGCAAGGAAGGAAGCGATGCGGATGGGGCTTCGCCAAATAACCTCAGCGCTTTCGACATAGACTCCACGATTACGGCTATTCCGGGATTGACCATAGGGCTGGAATACAACTCCGGCAAATACGAGAAACAATCCGTTGTGAACCCCGGCAAGGACGCCGATTGGGCGGGGTACCTGGTGATGGCCAACTACGCGGTTACCGAAAAAATCGGCCTTACTTTGAGGTATGATTCTTTCGACGACAAGGAAGGCGCCAGGTTCGGCTCCGGCGTTAAGGAAAAGCGGGACGCGTTTACCATAGCGCCCATCTATACGATAGCCCCCGGCTTCGTAGCCAGGGCCGAGTATAGGTACACCAAGTCAGACCAGAAAGTGTTTGTAGACAAGGATGGCGCATCCAACGACAGTGTTACCGACATTGCGGTGGATTTCGTGTATTCCTTCTGA
- the glnA gene encoding type I glutamate--ammonia ligase, translated as MTPQEVVEFARSHKCEMFDLKFMDLPGIWQHCSYPMSELKESIFTDGMGFDGSSIRGWKAIHASDMLIIPDASTAMMDPFCKYPTLSLICNVVDPITMEPYNRDPRNIAKKAEAYLKSTGIADTCFFGPEAEFFVFDDVRYESTQGRSFYAVDSIEAQWNTARDEGPNLGFKPRYKEGYFPVPPVDKFMDLRAEMVIVMQQCGIDIEAQHHEVATAGQGEIDMRFSPLLQMADKLQLFKYIIKNVAYRNNKTATFMPKPIWGDNGSGMHCHQSLWKDGKPLFAGDGYAGMSQMALHYIGGILKHARALAAIVAPTTNSYKRLVPGFEAPVNLAYSSRNRSASIRIPAYSASPKAKRIEVRFPDPSCNGYLAFSAMLLAGLDGIQNKIDPGSPLDKDIYGLTPEELAEVPSLPASLEESLDELEKDHDFLLKGDVFTQDLIDTWISYKREKEVDELRKRPHPHEFTLYYDI; from the coding sequence ATGACGCCACAAGAGGTAGTTGAGTTCGCAAGATCGCACAAATGCGAAATGTTCGATCTTAAGTTCATGGATCTTCCGGGTATCTGGCAACACTGCTCTTATCCCATGTCGGAGCTGAAAGAGTCCATATTCACCGATGGTATGGGGTTTGACGGTTCTTCCATCAGGGGCTGGAAGGCGATACACGCTTCGGACATGCTTATCATCCCCGACGCGTCCACCGCCATGATGGACCCGTTCTGCAAATACCCCACCCTCTCGCTGATCTGCAACGTTGTGGACCCCATCACCATGGAGCCCTACAACCGCGATCCGCGCAACATAGCCAAAAAAGCCGAGGCTTACTTAAAGTCCACCGGCATAGCCGATACATGCTTCTTCGGCCCCGAGGCGGAGTTCTTCGTGTTCGACGACGTGCGGTACGAGTCCACCCAGGGCCGGTCTTTCTACGCTGTGGACTCTATCGAGGCCCAGTGGAACACCGCCAGGGACGAGGGCCCCAACCTGGGTTTCAAGCCCCGCTATAAAGAGGGTTATTTCCCGGTGCCGCCCGTGGACAAGTTCATGGACCTGCGCGCCGAGATGGTCATTGTCATGCAACAGTGCGGCATAGACATAGAGGCCCAGCACCACGAAGTGGCCACCGCCGGGCAGGGTGAGATAGACATGCGCTTCTCCCCGCTGTTGCAGATGGCCGACAAGTTGCAACTGTTCAAGTACATCATAAAGAACGTGGCGTACAGGAACAACAAAACCGCCACCTTCATGCCCAAACCCATCTGGGGCGACAACGGCTCCGGCATGCACTGCCACCAGTCGCTCTGGAAAGACGGCAAACCCCTGTTCGCCGGTGACGGCTACGCGGGCATGAGCCAGATGGCGCTCCACTACATCGGCGGCATACTGAAACACGCCCGGGCCCTGGCGGCCATAGTGGCGCCCACGACGAACTCCTACAAGCGCCTTGTGCCGGGCTTCGAGGCTCCGGTGAACCTGGCCTACTCGTCGCGGAACCGCTCGGCCTCCATCCGCATCCCCGCGTACAGCGCCAGCCCGAAAGCCAAACGCATAGAGGTCCGTTTCCCGGATCCTTCGTGCAACGGCTACCTGGCCTTCTCGGCGATGTTGCTGGCGGGCCTGGACGGCATCCAGAACAAGATAGACCCGGGCTCTCCGCTGGACAAGGACATCTACGGCCTTACCCCCGAGGAGCTGGCCGAGGTTCCGAGCCTGCCCGCCTCGCTGGAAGAGTCTTTGGACGAACTGGAGAAAGATCACGACTTCCTGCTGAAGGGCGACGTGTTCACCCAGGACCTCATAGACACCTGGATATCCTACAAACGCGAGAAAGAGGTGGACGAGCTGAGGAAACGGCCTCATCCGCACGAGTTCACGCTGTACTACGACATTTAA
- a CDS encoding tetratricopeptide repeat protein, with amino-acid sequence MPVSRIWRPALVVGSVLACYQGVYHFPFQFDDNVFIVTNRAVTSSLDIGAVWANNPARFLTFLSLAINHQLGGLDVSGYHVFNVAIHVINSLLVLWLAGLIRDMNNRGASRFDWPLATTLVFAVHPLQTQAVTYIWQRNTSLAAMFYILSLGLYLTSARAGADSPKAAKRWLAASLVSAVAAMFTKQFSVTLPLAIVAADYFFVSGSLAKLKERASRLALFIPVFLVIPILTALNMNEEVLHIGMRARNMATPGEYLLTQFNVIAMYLRLLVLPINQNLDYEIPLARALADCWPSLILLMTIAGAGLAVIRRNRPAAFGVFFFFLALSVESSFFPLEDMAFEHRMYLPMAGVLMAVFSVTAQGLGALSEKAGGKFVNFGATAALVVITVALGAATIQRNQVWRTEDSLWKDVIGKSPGKARGYVNLGVSLLRNGKTAEAKKLFEKAVALQPEYPYGHFNLGVAWQVEGGHDQAIEALRRAVGVDPNMAEAHLALANSFFRKNLYMAAGPHYVAALNLRRDLTEAYINLGSVYLSLRRPADAIKVYESLIRREPGNAEGVYNLGVARLMKGDKAEGMALIEQARLMGFAVPGGK; translated from the coding sequence ATGCCTGTTAGCCGAATATGGCGCCCCGCCCTTGTTGTCGGCTCCGTGCTGGCCTGTTACCAGGGGGTTTACCATTTCCCGTTCCAGTTTGACGACAATGTGTTCATCGTCACAAACCGCGCGGTTACTTCCTCGTTGGATATCGGCGCCGTATGGGCTAACAATCCGGCCCGGTTCTTAACCTTTTTGAGCCTGGCGATAAACCATCAACTCGGCGGGCTGGATGTGTCCGGATACCATGTGTTCAACGTGGCCATCCACGTTATTAACAGTTTGCTGGTACTGTGGCTGGCTGGATTGATCCGCGACATGAATAATCGCGGCGCATCCAGGTTTGACTGGCCGCTGGCCACGACCCTGGTGTTCGCCGTCCATCCGTTGCAGACCCAGGCCGTTACCTATATATGGCAGAGGAACACCTCCCTGGCGGCCATGTTTTACATCCTTTCATTGGGGCTTTATTTGACCTCCGCCAGAGCCGGGGCGGATTCCCCGAAAGCCGCAAAACGGTGGCTTGCGGCGTCGCTTGTTTCCGCCGTGGCGGCCATGTTCACAAAACAGTTTTCGGTCACCCTTCCGCTGGCTATCGTGGCGGCGGATTATTTTTTCGTTAGCGGGTCTCTGGCCAAACTGAAGGAACGGGCTTCGCGGCTGGCGCTGTTTATACCGGTCTTCCTTGTCATCCCCATCCTCACGGCGTTGAACATGAACGAGGAGGTTTTACACATCGGCATGAGGGCCAGGAACATGGCCACGCCGGGTGAATACCTGCTGACGCAGTTCAACGTGATAGCCATGTACCTCCGGTTGTTGGTTCTCCCCATAAACCAGAACCTGGATTATGAAATTCCCCTGGCCCGGGCGCTTGCGGATTGCTGGCCTTCGCTGATATTGCTGATGACCATCGCAGGCGCCGGGCTTGCGGTTATCCGGCGGAACAGGCCCGCGGCGTTCGGCGTGTTCTTCTTCTTTCTGGCGCTTTCGGTGGAGTCATCCTTCTTCCCGCTGGAAGATATGGCGTTCGAACACCGGATGTACCTTCCCATGGCGGGCGTTTTGATGGCGGTTTTTTCCGTAACGGCTCAAGGGCTGGGCGCACTGTCTGAAAAAGCGGGCGGAAAGTTTGTTAACTTTGGGGCCACGGCCGCGCTTGTTGTGATTACGGTTGCGTTGGGCGCGGCCACGATCCAGAGGAACCAGGTATGGCGGACGGAAGATAGCCTGTGGAAGGATGTAATCGGAAAATCGCCCGGCAAGGCCCGGGGCTATGTGAACTTGGGGGTGTCGCTGTTGCGGAACGGAAAAACCGCCGAGGCCAAAAAACTGTTTGAGAAGGCCGTGGCGCTCCAGCCGGAATACCCCTACGGCCATTTCAACCTGGGGGTGGCCTGGCAGGTTGAAGGGGGCCACGACCAGGCCATTGAGGCGCTTCGCCGCGCCGTTGGCGTGGACCCGAACATGGCCGAGGCCCATCTTGCCCTGGCCAACAGCTTTTTCAGGAAAAACCTCTACATGGCCGCCGGGCCTCACTACGTGGCGGCGCTGAACCTCAGGCGCGACCTCACCGAAGCGTACATAAACCTGGGCTCCGTTTATTTAAGCCTGCGCCGCCCGGCGGACGCCATAAAAGTTTACGAGTCGCTGATAAGACGTGAGCCCGGCAACGCCGAGGGTGTTTATAACCTCGGTGTGGCCCGGTTGATGAAAGGGGACAAGGCCGAAGGAATGGCTTTAATCGAACAAGCCCGGCTCATGGGCTTTGCGGTTCCGGGTGGCAAATAA
- the glgB gene encoding 1,4-alpha-glucan branching protein GlgB → MSWPTPKHEIDRIIHADHHDPYNVLGIHESPEGVVVRAFDPAVAEIAVVDIYKRESRYIMERLDLEGFFEVFIPGRKIFAYDLHKVNHRGEHTINRDPYSFLPQLGEMDLYLFNEGNHYEIHKKLGAHIISVDGVPGTRFAVWAPNARRVSVVGDFNEWDGRRNPMRILGSSGVWEIFIPGVGAGAVYKFELKSQNGDVFLKSDPYAYASELRPKTASQVWNHEEYQWDDAEWIAQRGMANVLERPMAVYEAHLGSWAKSLDGSAWLSYRELAPLMVEYCKRQGFTHIELMPLSEHPFDASWGYQVTGYFAPTSRFGAPDDFKFFVDFFHNHGIGIIMDWVPAHFPKDDFGLRRFDGTALYEHEDWRKGEHLDWGTLIYNYGRPEVANFLLSSVLFWMEYFHLDGIRVDAVASMLYLDYSKKHGEWVANPYGGKENIEAIEFLKKMNALIHDKFPGSVSIAEESTAWAGVSRPVYLGGLGFTMKWNMGWMHDILEYFSKEPIHRKYHHSNLTFAMLYAFHENFMLPLSHDEVVHGKNSLIGKMPGDLWQKFANMRLLFGYMYAQPGKKLIFQGGDIGQWSEWDHDKSVDWHLLQYAPHARLQKFMADLGNIYINERSMWEVDFSNEGFEWIDFHDWESSIVSFMRKAKDWREHTIFAFNFTPVPRWDYRIGVPEQVFYEEALNSDSEVYYGSNLGNFGGVWADPIPWGGKPASINITLPPLSMVMFRPKRG, encoded by the coding sequence ATGAGCTGGCCGACTCCCAAGCATGAGATAGACAGAATCATCCATGCTGATCACCATGACCCTTACAACGTATTGGGGATACACGAGTCGCCCGAGGGGGTGGTTGTCCGGGCCTTCGACCCGGCGGTGGCGGAAATAGCGGTGGTGGACATCTATAAGCGTGAGAGCCGCTATATTATGGAGCGGTTGGACCTGGAGGGATTTTTCGAGGTATTCATCCCGGGCCGCAAAATCTTCGCCTACGACCTGCACAAGGTCAACCACCGTGGCGAGCATACCATCAACCGCGACCCCTACAGTTTCCTGCCACAGTTGGGGGAGATGGACCTTTACCTCTTCAACGAAGGCAACCATTACGAGATCCACAAGAAGCTGGGCGCCCACATCATTTCGGTGGACGGCGTTCCGGGGACGCGGTTCGCCGTATGGGCCCCCAACGCCCGCCGGGTGTCGGTGGTTGGGGATTTTAACGAGTGGGACGGTCGGCGCAACCCCATGCGCATCCTTGGCAGTTCCGGGGTGTGGGAGATTTTCATTCCCGGTGTCGGGGCGGGCGCCGTGTACAAGTTCGAGCTGAAATCCCAGAATGGAGACGTTTTCCTGAAGTCCGACCCATACGCATACGCCTCGGAGCTTAGGCCCAAAACCGCAAGCCAGGTGTGGAACCACGAGGAATATCAATGGGACGACGCCGAATGGATAGCGCAACGGGGCATGGCCAACGTCCTTGAGCGCCCCATGGCCGTTTATGAGGCGCATCTGGGCTCCTGGGCCAAAAGCCTGGACGGATCAGCGTGGCTGTCATACCGGGAACTGGCGCCATTAATGGTGGAATACTGCAAGAGGCAGGGGTTCACCCACATAGAGCTTATGCCCCTCAGCGAGCATCCGTTCGACGCATCCTGGGGTTATCAGGTGACCGGCTATTTCGCCCCCACCTCGCGGTTCGGCGCACCGGACGACTTCAAGTTTTTCGTGGATTTTTTCCACAACCACGGTATCGGCATAATCATGGACTGGGTTCCGGCCCATTTCCCCAAAGACGATTTCGGCCTCCGCAGGTTCGACGGCACCGCGCTGTACGAGCATGAAGACTGGCGCAAGGGAGAGCATCTGGACTGGGGGACGCTAATCTATAACTACGGCAGGCCGGAGGTGGCCAACTTCCTGCTTTCGTCGGTGCTTTTCTGGATGGAATATTTCCATCTGGACGGCATCCGGGTGGACGCGGTGGCCTCCATGCTCTACCTGGACTATTCGAAAAAGCATGGCGAATGGGTGGCCAACCCGTATGGCGGCAAGGAAAACATCGAGGCCATTGAGTTCCTGAAGAAGATGAACGCGCTCATCCACGACAAGTTCCCCGGCTCGGTGAGCATCGCCGAGGAGTCCACGGCGTGGGCCGGGGTGTCCCGCCCGGTGTACCTGGGGGGGCTTGGGTTCACCATGAAATGGAACATGGGCTGGATGCACGACATTCTGGAGTATTTCAGCAAAGAGCCGATCCACCGCAAATATCACCACAGCAACCTTACCTTCGCCATGCTCTACGCCTTCCACGAAAACTTCATGTTACCGCTGAGCCACGACGAGGTGGTGCACGGCAAAAATTCGCTGATTGGCAAGATGCCCGGCGACCTGTGGCAGAAGTTCGCCAACATGCGGCTGTTATTCGGTTACATGTACGCCCAGCCGGGAAAGAAACTTATCTTCCAGGGTGGAGACATCGGCCAGTGGAGCGAGTGGGACCATGACAAGAGTGTGGACTGGCATCTGCTCCAGTACGCCCCCCACGCCCGTCTGCAAAAATTCATGGCCGATCTTGGAAACATCTATATAAACGAACGAAGCATGTGGGAGGTGGATTTCTCCAACGAAGGGTTCGAGTGGATAGATTTCCACGACTGGGAATCCTCCATCGTCTCTTTCATGCGCAAGGCGAAAGACTGGCGTGAACATACCATATTCGCTTTCAACTTCACCCCCGTGCCCCGGTGGGATTACCGCATAGGCGTGCCCGAACAGGTGTTCTACGAGGAGGCGCTGAATTCCGATTCCGAGGTTTACTACGGTTCCAACCTGGGCAATTTCGGCGGGGTATGGGCGGATCCAATCCCATGGGGCGGCAAACCCGCTTCCATAAATATCACCCTGCCGCCTCTATCCATGGTGATGTTCCGGCCCAAGAGGGGTTAG
- a CDS encoding prepilin-type N-terminal cleavage/methylation domain-containing protein has product MQKKEGFTLVELLIVVAIIGILAAIAIPQFAAYRAKSYCSAVKSDLANLAIAEEAYFTDNNAYTTDPATLVGFTYTNTGGTLVTGAVSLIGISGFSSTATHANCDANNDGTADVFTWDSTAGGMQ; this is encoded by the coding sequence ATCCAGAAAAAAGAAGGCTTCACACTGGTGGAACTTCTGATCGTCGTCGCGATCATCGGCATTTTGGCCGCCATCGCCATACCGCAATTCGCGGCCTATCGCGCGAAATCCTATTGTTCCGCTGTTAAGTCCGACCTGGCCAACCTGGCCATAGCCGAAGAGGCCTACTTCACCGATAACAACGCCTACACCACCGACCCCGCCACCCTTGTCGGTTTCACCTACACGAACACCGGCGGCACCCTGGTGACCGGCGCTGTCTCCTTGATCGGCATCAGCGGCTTCTCGTCCACGGCTACCCATGCCAACTGTGACGCGAACAACGACGGCACGGCGGATGTCTTCACTTGGGACTCCACTGCTGGCGGTATGCAGTAA
- a CDS encoding tetratricopeptide repeat protein — translation MTDDTRKFPAARTCMELAAIAFAAFTCYAGTFHYPFVFDDYLMFVKEDTSFYLKDAAAVWAFNPSRFINFYSLAINYWIGGKDTFGYHLVNFAIHVACALAVYWITAMLAKRYGGGLARRWLPLFVALIFAAHPIQPQAVTYIWQRATALSAMFYLGAIGLYLKSAMMKVERPGGYWKAVLALSAVTATAAMFTKQVCVTLPAAIVIADYFFVSGSWRALREALPRLALFIPAFAVIPLFTALGLSQESRDIVTRAGRIISRHDYFLTQINVVGTYIRLLFYPAGQNLDYDYPVARSLADCWMSLAFLLTLAGLAYYLRNRNRIASFGIVFFFLGLSVESSIFPLEDVIFEHRVYLPSFGMILAFGAMAFQGLEKLVFGAGTKKWAAVAIILAAVLPLSLATRLRNEVWKDHGTIWRDVVAKSPNKVRGYHQLGLMAVAEGRLADAEQWYRLAVNTKSSAFARMELGGVLEKSGRPGEALAEYRRAVELEPSMVRGHIAIGDHYMKTGDFEKAARAFINAVNANPELITPRLRLGGALAQGGWSGDAIRAYRSVIKIAPYNLEANEKLAEVYKATGEQELSEIFQCRVRSAKSYKTKGGKLDA, via the coding sequence ATGACAGACGACACCCGCAAATTTCCCGCCGCCAGAACTTGCATGGAGCTTGCCGCCATTGCGTTTGCGGCGTTCACCTGCTACGCGGGAACGTTCCATTACCCTTTCGTTTTCGATGACTACCTGATGTTCGTGAAGGAAGACACATCCTTCTACCTCAAAGACGCCGCCGCGGTGTGGGCGTTCAACCCTAGCCGGTTCATTAATTTTTATTCGCTGGCCATAAATTACTGGATCGGCGGGAAAGACACATTCGGCTATCATCTGGTGAATTTCGCCATACATGTAGCCTGTGCGCTGGCGGTGTACTGGATTACCGCCATGCTGGCCAAACGGTATGGCGGCGGGCTGGCGCGCCGGTGGCTCCCGCTGTTCGTGGCGCTGATATTCGCGGCGCACCCCATACAGCCCCAGGCCGTAACATACATCTGGCAGAGGGCCACGGCCCTGTCGGCCATGTTTTACCTTGGCGCCATTGGGCTTTATTTAAAGTCGGCCATGATGAAGGTGGAACGCCCCGGCGGCTATTGGAAGGCCGTTTTGGCCCTTTCGGCGGTCACGGCCACCGCGGCCATGTTCACAAAACAAGTTTGCGTCACCCTCCCGGCGGCCATAGTTATCGCGGATTATTTTTTCGTGTCCGGCTCATGGCGCGCCCTGCGGGAGGCTTTGCCAAGATTGGCCCTGTTCATCCCGGCGTTCGCGGTTATCCCGTTGTTCACGGCGCTGGGGTTAAGCCAGGAATCCCGGGACATCGTGACCCGCGCCGGGAGGATAATTTCCAGGCACGATTATTTCCTGACCCAGATTAACGTGGTGGGCACATATATCCGCCTGCTTTTCTATCCCGCCGGGCAGAACCTGGATTACGACTATCCCGTGGCGCGGTCTCTGGCGGATTGCTGGATGTCTCTGGCGTTCCTGCTGACTCTGGCGGGTCTGGCGTATTACCTTCGCAACCGGAACAGGATAGCCTCCTTCGGCATCGTGTTCTTCTTTCTGGGCCTGTCGGTGGAATCGTCCATATTCCCCCTGGAAGATGTGATTTTCGAACACCGGGTTTACCTGCCATCCTTCGGGATGATTCTGGCGTTTGGCGCCATGGCGTTTCAGGGTTTGGAGAAACTGGTGTTCGGCGCCGGGACAAAAAAGTGGGCGGCGGTAGCGATAATTCTGGCGGCCGTATTGCCCCTGTCCTTGGCCACGCGCTTGAGAAACGAGGTTTGGAAAGATCACGGAACCATCTGGCGTGACGTGGTGGCCAAATCACCAAACAAGGTGCGGGGGTATCACCAGCTGGGGTTGATGGCCGTGGCCGAAGGGAGGCTCGCCGACGCGGAGCAGTGGTACCGGCTGGCGGTTAACACAAAATCCTCGGCCTTCGCCCGGATGGAATTGGGTGGGGTGTTGGAGAAAAGCGGACGGCCCGGTGAAGCCCTGGCCGAATACCGGCGGGCGGTGGAACTGGAGCCCTCCATGGTGCGGGGGCACATAGCCATCGGCGACCATTACATGAAAACGGGGGATTTCGAAAAAGCCGCCAGGGCGTTCATAAACGCCGTAAACGCGAACCCGGAGCTTATCACCCCGCGGTTAAGGCTGGGCGGGGCGCTGGCGCAGGGAGGCTGGAGCGGCGACGCCATCCGCGCATACAGGAGCGTAATCAAGATAGCCCCATATAACCTTGAGGCCAATGAGAAACTGGCGGAGGTGTATAAGGCTACCGGGGAACAGGAGCTGTCGGAAATTTTCCAATGCCGCGTCCGTTCGGCCAAATCCTACAAAACCAAGGGCGGGAAACTGGACGCGTAA